In Halomonas alkalicola, the following proteins share a genomic window:
- a CDS encoding tyrosine-type recombinase/integrase encodes MADPTSKMKLTTKALERLAKAPPATGEDVWDTELAGYHVRPGKRGLTFRLYYRTKTGQRRMLTIGRYGALTAAQARQRAAEALAIVAQGGDPRAALEEAKAEAVHQQQQTLGAYLAGPYAAYQGRKKGGKATVQSIEKHFAGWLDKPMGSLTRADVERWHAGKEAEEPPPAFATLTRVYGALCTLLAHAAERKVIPTHPLAGVSLQRPAMTEEGMAGQAAQRRYLESEEVEALFAGLAAYQEEKRQQRRRSRAHGKPHLPDLDGVAYVDHVAPFIELMFYTGLRPGDLFGLRWEQVNLTFATIRKVIEKTAHHRPEPQTFPLSSAAVAVLKAWHQQQGAPASGLVFPSPRTGRRLASTAMQKPWANVRKLAGLPDDLLLYTLRHHFASQLVMAGVDLLTVSKLMAHSDIQTTIQHYAHLRPDHARDAVEAYAASATSKPEANTSHGSHEVMPAGWAS; translated from the coding sequence ATGGCAGACCCCACCAGCAAGATGAAGCTGACCACCAAGGCGCTGGAGCGTCTGGCCAAGGCCCCGCCGGCCACCGGTGAGGATGTGTGGGATACCGAGCTGGCTGGCTACCATGTCCGCCCTGGCAAGAGGGGCCTGACCTTCCGGCTCTACTACCGCACCAAGACCGGCCAGCGGCGCATGCTGACCATTGGGCGCTACGGCGCTCTGACCGCCGCCCAGGCCCGCCAGCGGGCAGCGGAAGCGTTGGCTATCGTAGCCCAGGGAGGAGATCCGCGCGCTGCGCTGGAGGAAGCCAAGGCCGAGGCTGTGCACCAGCAGCAGCAGACTTTGGGCGCCTACCTGGCTGGCCCCTATGCCGCCTATCAGGGGAGGAAAAAAGGCGGCAAGGCGACAGTCCAGAGCATCGAGAAACACTTTGCCGGTTGGCTGGATAAGCCCATGGGGAGCCTGACCCGTGCCGATGTGGAGCGCTGGCATGCCGGTAAGGAGGCGGAGGAGCCGCCCCCCGCCTTCGCTACCCTGACCAGGGTTTATGGGGCGCTGTGCACGCTGCTGGCGCATGCTGCGGAGCGCAAGGTAATTCCCACCCACCCCCTGGCTGGCGTGAGCTTGCAGCGCCCGGCTATGACCGAGGAGGGGATGGCCGGCCAGGCTGCCCAGCGCCGCTACCTGGAGTCGGAGGAGGTCGAAGCGCTGTTTGCTGGGCTGGCGGCCTACCAGGAGGAGAAGCGCCAGCAGCGCCGCCGCAGCCGCGCCCACGGTAAGCCGCACCTTCCCGACCTGGATGGGGTGGCCTACGTGGATCACGTTGCCCCGTTCATCGAGCTGATGTTCTACACGGGGCTGCGCCCTGGTGACCTGTTCGGCCTTCGCTGGGAGCAGGTGAACTTGACCTTTGCCACCATCCGTAAGGTGATCGAGAAGACCGCCCACCATCGCCCCGAGCCCCAGACCTTCCCCCTTTCCTCTGCCGCGGTGGCAGTGCTCAAGGCGTGGCACCAACAGCAGGGAGCGCCAGCCAGTGGGTTGGTCTTCCCCAGCCCCCGCACTGGTCGGCGTCTCGCTTCAACCGCGATGCAGAAGCCATGGGCGAACGTCCGCAAGCTGGCCGGCCTTCCAGACGACCTGTTGCTGTATACGCTGCGGCACCACTTCGCCAGCCAGTTGGTGATGGCCGGCGTCGATCTGCTGACCGTCTCCAAACTGATGGCCCACTCGGACATCCAGACGACCATCCAACACTATGCACACCTGCGCCCGGATCATGCACGAGATGCGGTGGAGGCATATGCCGCTTCAGCCACTTCAAAACCTGAAGCCAACACAAGTCATGGAAGTCATGAAGTCATGCCGGCCGGCTGGGCTTCATAG
- a CDS encoding cell division protein ZipA C-terminal FtsZ-binding domain-containing protein: MFDSLPAVLGVVALLGSLAAAGLALYLSVAFLRPQRAARSAEPDVKPRPGPTSESTQDSLPSRSGNGPRRAQAVTAHSLFVIFPEPTSEIQADVVAWLRKVEARYDSVFEVFNVAGEQPANPIKVANAFPPGTLPDLLNGQGSDGFQLRGLSLLVKPPLRRSRNQQMHVFVAFGRELEALGGEVLDADRQPATEQTYERILG, from the coding sequence GTGTTCGATTCCCTGCCTGCGGTGTTGGGTGTGGTCGCCCTGTTGGGAAGCCTGGCGGCGGCCGGGCTGGCGCTCTATCTATCTGTTGCGTTCCTGAGGCCACAGCGGGCGGCACGCAGCGCTGAGCCTGACGTCAAGCCGCGGCCCGGGCCGACCAGTGAGTCGACCCAGGATTCGCTACCCTCCCGCTCTGGCAATGGCCCGCGCCGTGCTCAAGCGGTCACGGCGCATAGCCTCTTCGTGATCTTTCCGGAGCCAACGTCCGAGATACAGGCAGATGTAGTGGCATGGCTTCGCAAGGTGGAGGCCCGCTACGATTCCGTCTTCGAGGTCTTCAACGTGGCTGGTGAACAGCCCGCCAACCCGATCAAGGTCGCCAATGCCTTTCCGCCCGGCACCCTGCCGGATCTGCTGAACGGGCAGGGCAGCGATGGTTTCCAACTTCGCGGCCTGAGCCTGCTGGTGAAGCCGCCGCTGCGGCGAAGCCGTAACCAGCAGATGCACGTCTTCGTGGCGTTTGGCAGGGAGCTCGAGGCACTCGGCGGCGAGGTGCTCGATGCCGACCGGCAGCCGGCCACCGAGCAGACCTACGAGCGCATCCTGGGCTGA
- a CDS encoding AAA family ATPase, whose protein sequence is MNAVTLLHAQAPRPLAKTWKADGKIDRYPNLKTFSCSSRPVGSIRELSTLLAELEGTPSAAIIRGELREGIDPGSVQRNNATFEDVPRSWLALDVDDFEPAGADPVAEPASGVAEFLAAHLPEFEGAAYHWQLTGSAGHPSATGKLKARIWFWLEEPRTSQHLKAWAKARWQEDGVPPFDIALFGATQLHYTAAPMFEAGVVDPVPVRSGFVEGAAAVSVPLVGEAVAAPAVERQPVGEVSDAYTRRALAGIYQDIEEAPLGTRNGVLYQKARRAFSLVHAGKADGVEVRADLDAVASACGLDAEEIAGTLDSAWSASKAEPDEVAPLAGDAFEGERPPVVGPSLTLPQESPQEAVQARSGGEGGLSLGFTMVGDLVGQLKPIAWQVKGYLEADSLGLIYGPPKSGKSFLAIDWACCIATGTPWNGHRVQQGAVFYLAGEGHNGLARRFTAWEKAKGVPLAAAPLAISHKAAPLTDRDAAAEVLHAINRMAEKHGAPALIVVDTLARNFGADENSTEDMGRFVQHLDEIRANWKCTVLVVHHTGKDESRGARGNSSLTGAIDAGYLIKRDATGSVTFEPTEMKDAELPPPISFALESVKVPLIDEEGNDVFGAYLVPGGAPASPTRGRRRGKNQATALAELAMLAQEHEAEMLRAGRGPAPVWVELEEWRQACREAGVDRRRWSDVLSALEEAGDVHVDGHHVQLAGAATGASPQRQPVGGKGASDGGREITTPFYVSQGAGCPVLSAPLGGADRTGHRQEHPTGQTGAKPDAKPDTNRTPRVKPSVSCLEMFSAEEPPPGWRRRGAGRQPAGDHPLL, encoded by the coding sequence ATGAACGCCGTCACCCTGCTTCATGCCCAGGCCCCCCGGCCCCTTGCCAAGACCTGGAAAGCTGACGGCAAGATCGACCGCTATCCCAACCTCAAGACCTTCTCGTGCTCCTCCCGACCAGTGGGCAGTATCCGGGAGCTGTCTACGCTATTGGCCGAACTCGAGGGCACCCCAAGCGCCGCCATCATCCGCGGCGAGCTCCGGGAAGGCATCGACCCGGGTAGCGTGCAGCGCAACAACGCCACCTTCGAAGACGTGCCCCGCTCCTGGCTGGCGCTGGATGTGGACGACTTCGAGCCGGCTGGTGCCGACCCCGTGGCAGAGCCTGCCAGTGGGGTGGCGGAGTTCCTGGCCGCCCACCTCCCCGAGTTCGAGGGCGCCGCTTACCACTGGCAGCTGACCGGCTCCGCCGGCCACCCGTCCGCCACGGGCAAGCTGAAGGCGCGGATCTGGTTCTGGCTGGAGGAGCCCCGGACCAGCCAGCATCTCAAGGCTTGGGCGAAAGCCCGCTGGCAGGAGGACGGGGTCCCTCCCTTCGACATCGCGCTATTCGGCGCCACCCAGCTCCACTACACCGCCGCCCCAATGTTCGAGGCGGGGGTGGTTGACCCGGTGCCGGTGCGCTCCGGCTTCGTGGAGGGGGCGGCAGCTGTCAGCGTGCCCCTTGTAGGGGAGGCAGTCGCCGCCCCTGCCGTGGAGCGCCAGCCAGTGGGGGAGGTAAGCGACGCCTACACTCGCCGCGCCCTGGCCGGGATCTATCAGGACATCGAGGAGGCGCCGCTCGGCACCCGGAATGGTGTGCTGTACCAGAAGGCCCGCCGCGCCTTCAGCCTTGTTCACGCCGGCAAGGCGGATGGGGTGGAGGTTCGTGCCGACCTGGATGCTGTGGCCTCTGCCTGCGGCCTGGACGCCGAGGAGATCGCCGGCACGCTGGATAGCGCCTGGAGCGCCAGCAAGGCTGAGCCGGACGAGGTAGCCCCACTGGCGGGTGACGCCTTCGAGGGGGAGCGCCCGCCAGTGGTGGGCCCGTCCCTCACCCTGCCCCAGGAATCGCCTCAGGAGGCCGTACAGGCGCGCTCAGGGGGCGAAGGCGGGCTGTCCCTAGGGTTTACCATGGTTGGCGATCTGGTGGGCCAGCTGAAGCCGATAGCGTGGCAGGTGAAAGGGTATCTTGAGGCGGACAGCTTGGGGCTGATCTACGGCCCCCCGAAGTCCGGCAAGTCCTTCCTGGCTATCGACTGGGCCTGCTGCATCGCCACCGGTACCCCGTGGAACGGGCACCGGGTGCAGCAAGGCGCCGTATTCTACCTGGCCGGCGAAGGACACAACGGCCTAGCCCGACGCTTCACTGCCTGGGAGAAGGCCAAAGGCGTGCCGCTGGCGGCCGCCCCTCTGGCTATCTCCCACAAGGCGGCGCCCCTTACAGACCGTGATGCTGCCGCCGAGGTGCTGCACGCCATCAACCGGATGGCGGAAAAGCACGGAGCGCCCGCCCTGATCGTGGTGGACACCCTGGCCCGCAACTTCGGGGCTGATGAGAACAGCACGGAAGACATGGGCCGGTTTGTGCAGCACCTGGACGAGATCCGCGCCAACTGGAAATGCACCGTCCTGGTCGTCCATCACACCGGCAAGGATGAGAGCAGGGGCGCCCGCGGTAACTCCTCTCTCACCGGGGCCATCGACGCCGGCTACCTGATCAAGCGAGACGCGACCGGTAGCGTGACGTTCGAGCCCACGGAGATGAAAGACGCCGAGCTGCCGCCGCCCATCTCCTTCGCCTTGGAAAGCGTCAAGGTGCCGCTGATAGACGAGGAGGGGAATGATGTGTTCGGGGCCTACCTTGTGCCGGGCGGAGCCCCTGCCTCGCCGACCAGGGGGAGGAGGAGGGGCAAGAACCAGGCAACAGCCTTGGCCGAGCTGGCCATGCTGGCGCAGGAGCATGAGGCGGAAATGCTTAGAGCCGGAAGGGGCCCCGCCCCCGTGTGGGTGGAGCTGGAGGAGTGGCGGCAGGCTTGCCGAGAGGCTGGGGTGGATAGGCGCCGCTGGTCGGACGTGCTGAGCGCGTTGGAGGAGGCGGGCGATGTCCATGTGGACGGCCATCACGTCCAACTGGCCGGCGCCGCCACGGGGGCCTCCCCTCAGCGCCAGCCAGTGGGGGGTAAGGGTGCATCAGATGGTGGGAGGGAAATAACCACCCCTTTTTACGTTTCCCAGGGTGCCGGATGTCCGGTCCTGTCCGCCCCCCTAGGGGGAGCGGACCGGACAGGACACCGTCAGGAACACCCTACCGGACAAACCGGCGCCAAACCGGACGCTAAACCGGACACCAACCGGACACCTCGTGTTAAGCCCTCAGTTTCGTGCCTTGAGATGTTCAGCGCCGAGGAACCTCCCCCTGGCTGGCGAAGAAGGGGGGCAGGCCGGCAACCGGCGGGGGACCACCCGCTGCTGTAA
- a CDS encoding methyl-accepting chemotaxis protein, translated as MPHTATPLRRALSLQTRLLLLVLIPLLVVILTLTASQALSRIQDSRQQLEQQRQLLLDTRQTGVQDVVQSSRSAITPVLENPGLSAAEKRRLAAEVLRAIRFEGDNYIFVYDFDGTNVVLPYSREREGTDMSGLRAPDGRYLVRDFIEVGRSGGGHYAYPWEYPGTDRVEPKYSYVDAIPELGWVLGAGVYVTDIDESMAAAETVAAAELRRSLLTTALLGLLIFGAVAAVSLVLVRHTVRPIRRTAEAMGEIARGPGDLTRRLTAQRNDELGDLATQFNAFVARMQETLRDVRRSTYSVHQAAGEIAQGSDELATRTEEAAANLQETSASMEQITAIVNHSAEAAEQANQLAQETAGVAREGETAMREVARTMGDIDHSAGQISEIITLIDSIAFQTNILALNASVEAARAGEQGRGFAVVAQEVRSLASRSSEAAKEIRTLIDASVAHTREGTQIVERAGTTMQGIVESVARVSDVIAEISAGAREQNSGIGQINTAVAEMDTMTQQNAAMVQQSASAAEEMRHHATQLSALIDTFVLGDEPGDQRKTPQAKVPAAIAGSSSAMNQQAAPPSPGRTAPVRTAPSSTEAEWETF; from the coding sequence ATGCCCCACACCGCAACGCCCTTAAGGCGCGCGCTCTCGCTGCAGACGCGCCTGCTGCTGCTGGTCCTGATCCCCCTGCTGGTGGTAATCCTGACGCTCACCGCCAGTCAGGCCCTCTCACGTATTCAGGACAGCCGCCAGCAGCTGGAGCAGCAGCGCCAGCTGCTCCTCGATACCCGCCAGACCGGCGTGCAGGACGTGGTGCAGAGCTCCCGCTCCGCCATCACGCCCGTGCTCGAGAACCCGGGGCTCAGTGCGGCCGAAAAGCGCCGCCTTGCAGCCGAAGTGCTCCGCGCCATCCGCTTCGAGGGCGACAACTACATCTTCGTCTACGACTTCGACGGCACCAATGTGGTGCTGCCCTACAGCCGCGAACGGGAAGGCACCGACATGAGCGGCCTGCGCGCGCCGGATGGGCGCTACCTGGTGCGCGACTTCATCGAGGTGGGCCGCAGCGGCGGCGGCCACTACGCCTATCCCTGGGAATACCCCGGCACCGACCGGGTAGAGCCCAAGTACTCCTACGTGGATGCCATTCCCGAGCTCGGCTGGGTGCTGGGCGCGGGGGTCTATGTCACCGACATCGATGAGAGCATGGCGGCCGCCGAGACGGTAGCCGCGGCGGAGCTGCGCCGCAGCCTGCTCACCACCGCCCTGCTCGGCCTGCTGATCTTCGGCGCGGTGGCCGCCGTCAGCCTGGTGCTGGTGCGCCACACCGTGCGCCCCATTCGTCGCACCGCCGAGGCCATGGGCGAGATCGCCCGCGGCCCGGGCGATCTGACGCGCCGCCTGACCGCCCAGCGCAACGATGAGCTGGGCGACCTGGCCACCCAGTTCAATGCCTTCGTGGCGCGCATGCAGGAGACCCTGCGGGACGTGCGGCGCAGCACCTACAGCGTGCACCAGGCCGCCGGCGAGATCGCCCAGGGCAGCGACGAGTTGGCCACGCGCACCGAAGAGGCCGCGGCCAACCTCCAGGAGACCTCGGCCTCCATGGAGCAGATCACCGCCATCGTGAACCACAGCGCCGAGGCCGCCGAGCAGGCCAACCAGCTGGCCCAAGAGACCGCCGGCGTCGCCCGCGAAGGTGAGACCGCCATGCGCGAGGTGGCACGCACCATGGGCGACATCGACCACTCCGCCGGCCAGATCAGCGAGATCATCACCCTGATCGATTCCATCGCCTTTCAGACCAATATCCTGGCGCTGAATGCCTCGGTAGAGGCCGCCCGGGCCGGCGAGCAGGGTCGCGGCTTCGCCGTGGTGGCCCAGGAGGTGCGCTCCCTGGCCAGCCGCTCCAGCGAGGCGGCCAAGGAGATCCGCACCCTGATCGACGCCTCCGTTGCCCACACCCGCGAGGGCACCCAGATCGTCGAGCGCGCCGGTACCACCATGCAGGGGATCGTCGAGAGCGTGGCCCGAGTCAGCGACGTCATCGCCGAGATCAGCGCCGGTGCCCGAGAGCAGAACAGCGGCATCGGCCAGATCAATACCGCCGTGGCCGAGATGGACACCATGACCCAGCAGAACGCCGCCATGGTGCAGCAGAGCGCCTCTGCCGCCGAGGAGATGCGCCACCATGCGACCCAGCTCAGCGCCCTGATCGACACCTTTGTGCTGGGCGACGAGCCCGGCGACCAGCGCAAGACACCGCAAGCCAAGGTCCCAGCGGCTATCGCCGGCTCATCATCCGCGATGAATCAGCAAGCCGCCCCTCCCTCGCCGGGGCGCACCGCCCCCGTGCGTACTGCGCCCTCCTCCACCGAGGCCGAGTGGGAAACGTTCTGA